Below is a genomic region from Fervidobacterium sp..
TTCCACCTATCTTATTTCTCATCTTAACCGCCCAGCTACCTGGTAACACAAACGAGGAACCTAACCGAGCTAATCCAATAATCAAATCTTCGTATTCTTCTAATCGACCCGGTATTGAGGTTAACTTTATAACAGAGAAGATTTGTTTTTCTGTAGAATCAAGAGCTGCACGTACACTTTCCACTCCAGCATTCGCGTGAATTGTAAACCCAACTATAGCAGGATGTTCCCAAGCTTGTATTGATCTTGCCACTGTAGATGGGATATCAGAGAATTTCAAATCGAGGATAACCTTGTAACCTTTGTTATGAAATACATCAAGTATCGTTTTACCTTTTATGGCAAGGTTGTGTCCAACTTTAACATAATCAAAGCAACCATGTTTTTCCACAAACTCAATAGGATCTTCCATATCAAGACTCAGTACAGGTTCAGTTGCAATCAAGAATCTTTTTTCTCGTGTTTCATCTTTCGTTATTGACAAATTCATGATACTTTCCCTCCTTTTTAAATGATCTTTCAAACATAAATTTAACAACATTATTCAGGATCTTTTCATCTTTAAAGAGTGCACTTCCAACGCTAACAGCATCTGCTCCCAAGTTCAAAAACTTCTTAACGTCATCTTCCGTGTAAACACCACCAGAGGCTATGATGTAAATGTCACTTATCTTTCTCCTAACTTCATAGACAGCTCTAAGGGCTATTGGAAGTAGATTGGGACCAGATAAACCTCCAAGAATCATTTCACCCTCATCGTTGAACATTAATCCTCTAATAGTATTAATGACGGTAACCCCGTCCCATCCACATTGTTTTACCATAAGGGCATTTTGTTCAACAAATCCACTTTCAATGCCGAGCTTTGCAATCAGAAATTCGTCTTTAAGTTCCTCTCTTATGTCTCTCAAAAGCTTATTCCATTCAGAGATATCAGACATAATAGACAATCCACCGTGTTTTACATTTGGGCAAGAAAAGTTGAATTCAACAGCTACAAACTTACTTAAGTGTGGTCTTATGTATTTTGAAATAGCCAGATACTCTTCGTAAGAATCTCCACCAAGGCTTAAGATTA
It encodes:
- the pyrF gene encoding orotidine-5'-phosphate decarboxylase, yielding MNLSITKDETREKRFLIATEPVLSLDMEDPIEFVEKHGCFDYVKVGHNLAIKGKTILDVFHNKGYKVILDLKFSDIPSTVARSIQAWEHPAIVGFTIHANAGVESVRAALDSTEKQIFSVIKLTSIPGRLEEYEDLIIGLARLGSSFVLPGSWAVKMRNKIGGKILVPGIRMTQGKDDQKDVVSLWDIVGIADFAVIGREVYKAQDPKRKIEEIKERMRLWKE
- a CDS encoding HisA/HisF-related TIM barrel protein, with translation MEKIRNKNKLKLRSPIIVASGPGGFGEYLNVGSIDWEYVGAYTFKTVTMKPKEGNKPPRMYAKNGFLINRIGLENPGIERFVKNLENGDYDEILAKVPVILSLGGDSYEEYLAISKYIRPHLSKFVAVEFNFSCPNVKHGGLSIMSDISEWNKLLRDIREELKDEFLIAKLGIESGFVEQNALMVKQCGWDGVTVINTIRGLMFNDEGEMILGGLSGPNLLPIALRAVYEVRRKISDIYIIASGGVYTEDDVKKFLNLGADAVSVGSALFKDEKILNNVVKFMFERSFKKEGKYHEFVNNER